In Deferribacteraceae bacterium V6Fe1, one genomic interval encodes:
- a CDS encoding aldehyde ferredoxin oxidoreductase family protein produces MSIFYQKYLYIDLSSKSYQVREISSDILKLYGGGKGIGTYLLYELNPPEIDPLDEDNHIIINTGLADDLKVWGSSRFGLYTKSPLTNCYLDSTAGGHISKYISRTGYDAIVIRGKSSSPLWLEINDREVFFHDASELWGKDTYFTEDKLKELAKAEKCGAIVIGPAGENLCKFSLIENNYWRSLGRGGAGAVFGSKKLKGIVFYGEARRDIKNIYEIERLYKFYMDKFKDDPGVVKYRKYGTPAGVKVLNDKGAFPTRYWRKGYFDKNDLITAEKMQEVLDVKPKACEKCFIACGKLSKTKENSKYPNLTVEGPEYETIYAFGGLCCIGNIEDILYLNDLCDRYGIDTITAGNIIAFAMEASFLGKTDEKYEYGNVEHAEDLIKKIVFKEGIGKILSEGIVHAAKYFGLEDIAIHNKGLEPAGYDPRVLPGTALGYAVSMRGGCHLRSGFYRAELTGYSDPENLENKAYDVVDWEDRFCVQDTLILCRFFRDIYWWDETVELFRLLYDDESIDKKFLKDMSNRIHALAKRFNIRENPNKIHELDTLPKRLFEEKLENGKVLDKDVFFKLRNEYYNLRGWDENGVPKI; encoded by the coding sequence ATGTCAATATTCTATCAAAAATATCTCTATATAGATTTAAGTTCAAAGAGCTATCAGGTAAGAGAAATATCAAGTGACATACTAAAGCTTTACGGCGGAGGTAAAGGGATAGGTACATATCTGCTGTATGAACTAAATCCGCCTGAAATTGACCCATTAGATGAAGATAACCATATAATAATAAATACTGGTCTTGCAGACGATTTAAAGGTATGGGGTTCATCAAGATTTGGTCTTTACACAAAGAGCCCTCTTACAAATTGCTACCTTGATTCAACGGCAGGTGGGCATATCTCAAAGTATATTTCAAGGACAGGGTATGATGCTATAGTAATCAGGGGCAAGTCTTCTTCGCCGCTATGGCTTGAAATAAACGATAGAGAAGTTTTTTTTCATGATGCATCTGAGCTTTGGGGGAAAGATACATATTTTACCGAAGATAAATTAAAGGAACTTGCAAAAGCGGAAAAATGTGGTGCGATAGTGATTGGCCCTGCAGGGGAGAATCTTTGTAAATTTAGTTTGATAGAAAACAATTATTGGCGAAGCCTTGGTAGAGGTGGTGCAGGTGCGGTATTTGGCAGCAAAAAACTTAAAGGGATAGTTTTTTATGGGGAGGCAAGAAGAGATATTAAAAATATCTATGAAATTGAAAGGTTATACAAATTTTATATGGATAAATTTAAAGATGACCCGGGAGTTGTCAAATATAGAAAATATGGTACCCCGGCAGGTGTGAAAGTTTTAAACGATAAAGGTGCTTTTCCAACAAGATATTGGCGAAAAGGGTATTTTGACAAGAATGATTTGATTACCGCAGAAAAAATGCAAGAGGTGTTGGATGTCAAGCCTAAGGCCTGTGAAAAGTGCTTTATCGCATGCGGCAAGCTTAGTAAGACAAAAGAGAATAGCAAATATCCTAATTTAACGGTGGAAGGACCTGAGTATGAAACTATATATGCATTTGGCGGGTTGTGTTGCATCGGTAATATTGAAGATATTCTATATTTGAATGATTTGTGCGACAGATACGGAATAGACACTATAACAGCGGGAAATATTATTGCCTTTGCTATGGAAGCATCATTTTTAGGAAAAACAGATGAAAAATATGAATATGGTAATGTAGAGCATGCAGAAGACTTGATAAAAAAGATAGTATTTAAGGAAGGGATTGGAAAAATTTTAAGTGAAGGGATTGTGCATGCAGCGAAATATTTTGGATTGGAAGATATTGCAATCCATAATAAAGGGCTTGAGCCTGCAGGATATGACCCAAGAGTTTTACCGGGGACTGCTTTAGGTTATGCTGTTTCCATGAGGGGCGGATGTCACTTAAGGAGCGGATTTTACCGTGCAGAGCTTACAGGATACTCTGACCCAGAAAATCTTGAAAATAAGGCGTATGATGTTGTGGACTGGGAAGATAGATTTTGCGTTCAAGACACACTTATCTTGTGCAGGTTTTTTAGGGATATTTACTGGTGGGATGAAACAGTTGAACTGTTTAGACTCCTTTATGATGACGAAAGTATAGATAAAAAATTTTTAAAAGATATGTCAAACCGTATACATGCACTTGCCAAACGCTTTAACATAAGGGAAAATCCTAATAAAATTCATGAGCTTGATACTTTACCAAAGAGGCTTTTTGAAGAGAAGTTGGAAAATGGAAAGGTGTTAGATAAGGATGTATTCTTTAAACTAAGAAATGAATATTACAATCTTAGAGGATGGGATGAAAACGGGGTGCCGAAGATATAG
- the gatC gene encoding Asp-tRNA(Asn)/Glu-tRNA(Gln) amidotransferase subunit GatC, with translation MSEKLSREEVLKIAKLARLRLEEEEIEGLRTDLNNILNYIDKLSELDTSDIEPTSHALDVVNVFREDVAKKGLSEEDVFRNAPESEFSHFKVPRVIE, from the coding sequence GTGTCTGAAAAATTGAGCCGTGAAGAGGTCTTGAAAATTGCAAAATTGGCAAGACTCAGACTTGAAGAGGAAGAGATTGAGGGTCTAAGGACTGATTTGAATAATATTTTAAACTATATAGATAAATTAAGTGAGCTTGATACTTCTGATATAGAGCCGACTTCCCACGCACTTGATGTGGTGAATGTGTTTAGGGAAGATGTAGCTAAAAAAGGTTTAAGTGAAGAAGACGTGTTTAGAAATGCACCTGAATCGGAATTTAGCCATTTTAAAGTGCCAAGAGTTATTGAATAG
- a CDS encoding chloride channel protein, with protein sequence MNLKVFTNFIDEHEEIKISFVAVLIGLAAGYGNILFRYLIGLVQKLSYGSKDEFILYLLKTEPFYKVLFVPALGGLTVGLIGLLFKSAKGHGVPDVIKAIALNKKISSSVALIKTVSSAITLGTGGSAGREGPIVQIGASIGSGIGRLFKYSTERMKGAIACGAAGGLAATFNAPIGGAMFAAEVLLGEFGLKTFSPIIISSVIATTVSRAYLGNHVTFEAPTYMLKSFMELPLYAILGVVCAFVGVAFIRIFYKFEDYFEELNIPRFVKPALGGLLMGVIAIFSREIIGVGYDTIHEILISERVGVILIVILVLKILATSFTLGSGGSGGLFVPSLFLGAATGGFMGWLFNLLFPNITAFSGAYGLVAMSAMLAAMIRAPLTSILIIFEITQNYQIILPLMLSAIIANVVANFLEKESIFTWILKKQGINIKRGAEESVLNGILVKDIMEKDILTFHEDTPFREIKEGFKKARNNYFPVLDSDDNLVGIISIEDIRSVLFEEGIEDIVVAGEISTKSDLVYLLPDENLAQALKKFNKKDLGALPVVEKLENGKLKFLGLLRRSDIAYAYNRAVAEVNL encoded by the coding sequence ATGAATTTAAAAGTATTTACCAATTTTATTGATGAGCACGAAGAGATTAAAATATCGTTTGTGGCAGTGTTAATAGGTCTTGCTGCCGGATATGGCAACATCCTTTTTCGTTATTTGATCGGCTTAGTTCAAAAGCTTTCATATGGCAGTAAGGATGAGTTTATACTATACCTTCTAAAAACCGAACCTTTTTATAAAGTCCTTTTTGTACCTGCATTGGGGGGATTAACGGTTGGGTTGATAGGATTGTTATTTAAATCGGCTAAAGGGCATGGTGTCCCCGATGTTATCAAGGCAATTGCTCTGAATAAAAAGATTAGCTCCTCTGTTGCATTAATCAAAACTGTTTCTTCTGCAATCACTCTTGGTACGGGTGGTTCGGCAGGTAGGGAAGGGCCTATTGTGCAGATTGGAGCTTCAATCGGCTCAGGTATAGGCAGGCTTTTCAAATACTCTACTGAAAGGATGAAAGGTGCAATTGCCTGCGGTGCGGCAGGCGGTCTTGCTGCCACTTTTAATGCCCCTATTGGTGGTGCGATGTTTGCCGCAGAAGTACTCTTAGGTGAATTTGGACTTAAGACCTTTAGCCCTATAATTATTTCATCAGTTATTGCTACTACAGTTTCAAGAGCATATTTGGGCAATCACGTTACTTTTGAAGCCCCTACTTATATGCTTAAGAGTTTTATGGAATTGCCCCTTTATGCCATACTTGGCGTGGTGTGCGCATTTGTGGGGGTTGCTTTTATAAGGATATTTTACAAATTTGAAGATTATTTTGAAGAGCTTAATATTCCGAGGTTTGTCAAACCAGCCCTTGGTGGACTTTTGATGGGGGTTATAGCGATATTCTCAAGGGAAATAATTGGTGTGGGTTATGATACTATACACGAGATACTTATTTCCGAAAGGGTAGGAGTTATATTGATTGTGATTCTTGTTTTAAAAATATTAGCCACATCTTTCACCCTTGGCTCAGGCGGCTCGGGGGGATTATTTGTCCCTTCGCTTTTTTTGGGGGCTGCGACCGGCGGATTTATGGGGTGGCTGTTTAATCTTCTTTTCCCTAACATAACTGCGTTTAGCGGTGCTTATGGTCTTGTGGCAATGAGTGCTATGCTTGCTGCAATGATAAGAGCCCCTTTGACATCGATTTTAATAATTTTTGAAATTACTCAGAATTATCAGATAATTCTACCGCTGATGCTTTCGGCTATAATAGCCAACGTGGTTGCTAACTTTTTGGAGAAAGAATCAATATTTACATGGATTTTAAAAAAACAGGGGATAAATATCAAAAGAGGTGCAGAGGAGAGTGTGTTAAATGGCATTCTTGTAAAAGATATTATGGAAAAGGATATTTTGACGTTTCACGAAGATACCCCTTTTAGGGAGATAAAGGAAGGTTTTAAAAAGGCTCGTAACAATTATTTCCCTGTGCTTGATTCCGATGATAATCTTGTCGGAATTATTTCTATAGAAGATATACGAAGTGTGCTTTTTGAGGAAGGGATTGAAGATATTGTAGTTGCCGGTGAGATATCTACCAAAAGTGACTTGGTCTATCTATTGCCGGATGAAAACTTGGCTCAGGCTTTGAAAAAATTTAACAAAAAAGACCTTGGAGCATTGCCTGTAGTAGAAAAATTGGAAAACGGAAAGCTAAAGTTTTTGGGTCTTTTAAGAAGAAGTGATATCGCCTATGCTTATAACAGGGCAGTAGCGGAAGTAAATTTATGA
- a CDS encoding BamA/TamA family outer membrane protein, translating to MRVLVFIILFSISCQIGLAFEIIGELHPNIKAKVEEYAKEQKYDNIKALLEAFGINIYELDNKSLKIYNTVTISKLKIHGNLNFLESTIKAEAGFYKNSPVYLNSFENYKKSIVEFYKSKGFLDVKVSYRFVDGVLNMYIDEGQLYVLSGVKVFYGNEVVFSEKYLNPKVLSDRLLKEMEERALKKLKIEGILFPEYQTYFEKSFSRIFFDLNSPLHSIVSFLPSFHKTVNIVIKVKPSDKYKFNISGLTTKESLKAKQIVVENLKRLDSYHIGKTFMKLTEEFGDKVYFNVDKTEIYVNVQNFKRKVKYDYEITSKDISFVKPLKIDLEGEQLSSEEELREYVGDYLKGLGYYKNEMEINRQGTIFKIRLKLSEKVIIKNVYLNDKLILDGIDTPYDTKYKAMLVNEIKMLISDKYYYNYIIEDRVDYNEAENALNIYFKSDIKNITLRDTIILDRKIRKVVNKRIKPNDKITVKKIENLQYVLKNSMNITDYVLTVIEDNNSADIALRYAKPNKNYLFLDLQYNNVDGPIVSVGYKRFAIFSSEYILNSSVTFSKKEEDYLFGVSKLSKLNNFIVKFDYSANYFRKDLDDFKYKGHRLGVLSSMYGDYYKIDLGLFIEKLKVYNSVLTNDDYNKSYDMVKIPFSLNLNMSQTKISFFPFNINIDNNLLISDNFKILGVECELEHKGGIAGRFNKRFVLNIGKYVGKSDSLPVLYRYTLGGPDKMKAFSFRELGPEDSNNNVYGGNGYYHVHAGLPVEVVSSVYIEPFYEIGQIFYEKGKTDVFKDLGLSFNVDMPIGEINISYAKSFAAWGKSSGAFYVSMKAKF from the coding sequence GTGCGGGTTTTAGTATTTATTATTCTTTTTAGCATAAGCTGTCAGATTGGACTTGCTTTTGAAATAATCGGTGAGTTACATCCGAATATCAAAGCAAAAGTGGAAGAATATGCAAAAGAGCAAAAGTATGACAACATAAAAGCACTACTGGAAGCTTTCGGAATAAATATCTATGAGCTTGATAATAAAAGTTTGAAAATTTACAATACTGTGACAATAAGCAAACTGAAAATTCATGGGAATCTAAATTTTCTTGAGAGTACAATAAAGGCGGAAGCAGGTTTTTATAAGAATAGTCCGGTTTATCTTAATTCATTTGAAAACTATAAAAAAAGTATCGTTGAATTTTACAAAAGCAAAGGTTTTTTGGATGTGAAGGTCAGTTACAGGTTTGTTGACGGTGTCCTAAATATGTACATAGATGAAGGGCAGCTTTATGTGTTAAGCGGAGTTAAGGTGTTTTATGGAAATGAGGTTGTTTTTAGTGAAAAATACTTAAATCCTAAAGTATTATCCGACAGACTTTTAAAAGAGATGGAAGAAAGAGCTCTTAAAAAATTAAAGATTGAGGGCATTTTATTCCCCGAGTATCAGACATATTTTGAGAAATCATTTAGCCGAATCTTTTTTGATTTAAATTCCCCTCTACATTCAATTGTTTCTTTTTTGCCATCTTTTCATAAAACAGTAAATATTGTCATAAAAGTAAAACCATCTGATAAATATAAATTTAACATAAGCGGATTAACAACGAAAGAAAGTTTAAAAGCAAAACAAATTGTAGTGGAAAATTTGAAGCGGCTTGATAGCTACCATATTGGTAAGACCTTTATGAAATTAACGGAAGAGTTTGGAGATAAGGTATACTTTAATGTTGATAAAACAGAGATTTACGTAAATGTTCAAAACTTTAAAAGAAAAGTCAAATATGATTACGAAATAACTTCTAAGGATATATCATTTGTTAAACCATTAAAAATTGATCTTGAGGGTGAACAGCTTTCAAGTGAAGAAGAATTAAGAGAATATGTGGGCGACTATCTTAAAGGTCTTGGGTACTACAAGAATGAAATGGAAATAAACCGACAAGGAACGATTTTTAAAATAAGACTAAAACTGTCAGAAAAGGTAATTATTAAAAATGTATATTTGAATGACAAGTTGATTTTGGATGGTATAGACACTCCATATGATACAAAATATAAGGCAATGCTCGTCAATGAAATTAAAATGTTAATCAGTGACAAATACTATTACAATTATATTATTGAAGACAGAGTTGATTACAATGAAGCTGAAAACGCCTTAAATATATATTTTAAAAGTGATATTAAAAATATTACTTTAAGAGATACGATAATTTTAGATAGAAAGATTAGAAAAGTTGTCAACAAAAGGATTAAGCCGAATGATAAAATTACCGTAAAAAAAATAGAAAATCTCCAATATGTTTTAAAAAATTCAATGAATATAACTGACTATGTATTGACAGTCATTGAAGACAACAATTCCGCAGATATCGCTTTGAGGTATGCAAAACCTAATAAAAATTATCTTTTTTTGGACTTACAATACAATAACGTTGATGGTCCTATCGTTTCTGTGGGATATAAAAGATTTGCCATATTTTCTTCAGAATACATTTTAAATTCTTCCGTTACCTTTTCTAAAAAAGAGGAAGATTATCTTTTTGGCGTATCGAAGTTAAGTAAGTTGAATAATTTTATTGTAAAGTTTGATTACAGCGCCAACTACTTTAGAAAAGATTTGGATGATTTCAAGTACAAAGGTCACAGACTGGGGGTATTATCTTCTATGTATGGTGATTATTATAAGATAGATTTGGGTTTGTTTATTGAAAAACTAAAAGTATACAATTCTGTGCTTACAAATGATGATTATAACAAGTCATATGATATGGTAAAAATACCTTTTTCTCTAAATTTAAATATGTCACAGACAAAAATTTCATTTTTCCCTTTTAATATAAATATTGATAACAATTTACTAATTTCTGACAACTTTAAAATTTTGGGTGTGGAATGTGAGCTTGAACATAAAGGGGGGATAGCAGGAAGATTTAATAAAAGATTTGTACTTAATATAGGTAAATATGTCGGGAAATCTGATTCATTGCCAGTTTTATATAGATACACGTTGGGCGGGCCAGATAAGATGAAAGCTTTTTCTTTCAGAGAGCTTGGACCTGAAGACAGCAACAATAATGTTTACGGAGGGAATGGTTATTATCATGTGCATGCAGGCCTTCCCGTAGAAGTTGTGAGCAGTGTATATATCGAACCATTTTATGAAATTGGGCAGATTTTTTATGAAAAAGGGAAGACGGATGTTTTTAAAGATTTGGGGTTGAGTTTTAATGTTGATATGCCTATTGGGGAGATAAATATATCATATGCAAAAAGTTTTGCTGCTTGGGGCAAAAGCAGCGGGGCATTTTATGTGTCGATGAAAGCGAAATTTTAA
- a CDS encoding peroxiredoxin, with product MSLVTHQAPTFEAEAVVGTGFQKVKLEDYKGKWVVLFFYPLDFTFVCPTEITALSDAYPEFKKRNAEIIGVSTDSKFSHLAWVNTPREEGGLGELNYPLVADFTKEISQNYGVLLPGGMALRATFIIDPDGKIQFELIHDLGIGRNVKEILRNIDALQFVREHGEVCPAGWEPGKDTMTPDPVKMKEYFKKNPAGHQ from the coding sequence ATGAGTTTAGTTACACATCAAGCACCTACATTTGAAGCAGAAGCAGTAGTGGGGACAGGTTTTCAAAAAGTGAAGTTGGAAGACTATAAAGGAAAATGGGTAGTGCTTTTCTTTTATCCGTTGGATTTTACTTTTGTTTGCCCTACTGAGATAACTGCACTTTCAGATGCTTACCCTGAATTTAAGAAAAGAAATGCTGAAATAATAGGCGTATCAACAGATAGTAAGTTTTCTCACCTTGCTTGGGTAAATACTCCAAGGGAAGAAGGCGGGCTTGGCGAACTTAACTATCCTTTGGTTGCAGATTTTACAAAAGAAATTTCCCAAAATTATGGTGTTTTACTACCTGGCGGTATGGCTCTCAGGGCAACTTTTATCATCGACCCTGATGGCAAAATTCAATTTGAACTTATTCACGATTTGGGAATCGGTAGAAATGTAAAGGAAATTTTAAGAAATATAGATGCTTTGCAATTTGTAAGAGAACACGGGGAAGTTTGCCCGGCCGGATGGGAGCCAGGAAAAGATACTATGACTCCTGATCCAGTTAAGATGAAAGAGTATTTTAAGAAAAATCCTGCAGGTCATCAGTAG
- a CDS encoding UvrD-helicase domain-containing protein gives MNLKEVLNEEQYDAVTYVNGPLLVLAGAGTGKTRVITYRIYNLIENEQIDPERIMAVTFTNKAASEMKQRLQHLVGGKVNNLWIGTFHSIALRLLRLEYDKCGLNQNFGVIDQEDRISLIRDILKKLNIDSKKYPPKVYLNIISSYKNTLSFVEKLPLNDDFYMISEVFEEYQKNLSFLNMVDFDDMVSLVVRIFLGNKNIAEYYQNLFQHILVDEYQDTNTLQFVFLQQLSGANGNICAVGDDDQSIYGWRGADINNILDFDKYFENTKIVKLVNNYRSQQNVLIAANKLISNNRFRKGKELLPALNLSGEILIKSCYDEQDEAAWVAKKIKVLADNGTSYNEIAVLYRTNAQSRNFEVEFNKLKIPYKVIGSIGFYQRREIKDILSYLRVYENPYDFQSFIRTMKNPSRGFGNVTIDKLIRYSFEQNVDIFKSIKDNLKSFTAKQAENIKEYLKIFEGLKGITLVSEMIDYIIKAINYEDYMKQFEEVATFEKRILNLEELINSAAAMEEKGELSLNEFLSNITLISSTDEDAGENVNVMTVHAAKGLEFDTVFLTGLEEGLFPLYGSMDDERALEEERRLCYVGVTRAKRNLYLSYASSRLHYGKRASSCASSFINEIKIPKTFEEKSDGSEIREGAKVRHEKFGEGIVISISGSGEDAKVDVFFKLCGLKKIVKRFLTV, from the coding sequence ATGAATTTGAAAGAAGTTTTAAATGAAGAACAATATGATGCAGTGACTTATGTTAACGGCCCTTTGCTTGTATTGGCGGGTGCCGGTACAGGAAAGACAAGGGTAATTACGTACAGGATTTATAACCTGATAGAAAATGAGCAGATTGACCCTGAAAGGATTATGGCTGTGACCTTTACCAATAAAGCGGCATCTGAGATGAAGCAGAGGCTTCAGCATTTGGTAGGGGGGAAAGTGAATAACCTCTGGATTGGGACATTTCATTCTATTGCTTTGAGGTTATTAAGACTTGAGTATGACAAGTGTGGGCTTAATCAGAATTTTGGTGTAATTGACCAAGAGGATAGAATTTCTCTGATAAGAGATATACTAAAAAAACTAAATATAGATTCAAAGAAATATCCTCCAAAAGTTTATTTGAATATAATCAGCAGTTATAAAAATACCTTGTCTTTTGTGGAAAAACTGCCTTTAAATGATGACTTTTATATGATTTCGGAAGTGTTTGAGGAGTATCAAAAGAATCTTTCATTTTTAAATATGGTTGATTTTGATGATATGGTTTCCCTTGTTGTAAGAATATTTTTGGGGAATAAGAATATTGCCGAGTATTATCAAAATCTTTTTCAGCATATTTTGGTTGATGAATATCAGGATACAAATACATTGCAGTTTGTGTTTTTGCAGCAGCTGTCGGGTGCAAATGGAAATATTTGTGCCGTAGGGGATGATGACCAGTCTATATATGGTTGGCGCGGGGCTGACATTAATAATATACTCGATTTTGACAAATATTTTGAAAATACAAAAATAGTTAAGCTGGTTAATAATTACAGAAGCCAACAAAATGTGCTTATTGCTGCCAATAAACTGATTTCCAACAACAGATTTAGGAAGGGGAAAGAGCTTTTGCCCGCTTTAAACTTGAGCGGTGAAATTCTTATAAAGAGCTGTTATGATGAGCAGGATGAGGCTGCTTGGGTGGCAAAGAAGATAAAGGTTTTAGCTGACAATGGCACAAGTTATAATGAAATTGCCGTGTTATACAGGACAAATGCCCAGTCGAGAAATTTCGAAGTGGAATTTAATAAGCTGAAAATACCTTATAAAGTTATAGGAAGTATCGGATTTTATCAGCGCAGGGAGATAAAGGATATTTTGTCTTACCTGAGAGTTTATGAAAACCCGTATGACTTTCAGTCATTTATAAGGACTATGAAAAATCCGTCAAGAGGGTTTGGAAATGTTACTATTGATAAGCTGATAAGGTATTCATTTGAGCAAAATGTTGATATATTTAAGTCAATTAAAGACAATTTAAAAAGCTTTACTGCAAAGCAGGCCGAAAATATAAAAGAGTATTTGAAAATATTTGAAGGTTTAAAGGGAATAACACTTGTTTCTGAAATGATTGATTATATCATTAAAGCTATTAATTATGAAGATTATATGAAACAATTTGAAGAGGTTGCAACTTTTGAAAAGAGAATTTTAAACCTGGAAGAATTGATCAATTCAGCCGCAGCGATGGAAGAGAAAGGGGAGCTTTCCTTAAACGAGTTTCTTTCAAATATTACTCTCATCTCTTCTACTGATGAAGATGCGGGGGAGAATGTTAATGTTATGACTGTGCATGCTGCTAAAGGGCTTGAATTTGATACGGTTTTTTTGACCGGATTAGAGGAAGGGTTATTCCCCCTGTATGGCTCCATGGATGACGAGAGAGCATTGGAAGAGGAGCGCAGGCTTTGTTATGTGGGGGTAACTCGGGCAAAAAGAAATCTATACTTGAGCTATGCTTCTTCAAGGTTGCACTACGGTAAAAGGGCAAGCTCTTGTGCGTCAAGTTTTATAAATGAAATAAAGATTCCAAAAACATTTGAAGAAAAGTCTGATGGCAGTGAGATTAGGGAAGGTGCTAAGGTAAGGCATGAAAAGTTTGGAGAAGGGATAGTTATATCCATATCAGGAAGCGGTGAAGACGCAAAAGTAGATGTATTTTTCAAACTTTGCGGTCTTAAAAAAATCGTGAAGAGGTTTTTAACTGTTTAG
- a CDS encoding N-acetylmuramoyl-L-alanine amidase: MYRKIAFTVIILILAITSAFAAISTRDYNSVKNDLAYIEKSKSATRTSYTLVAEKFYKLYRQSPSSSLADDSLYLCGMTYIKSYNRFKNREDLKNALKYFRLAAVNYKSKWAAESYLQAAEIYVLLDDYASARYMLNKLISKFKTRPEAKEAKKKLEEIERKFQRDVEIKSNAANNSNITKVSSSKSNGSNPIVKNIRYFSSDDYTRVVIDVNDIPKFEKHWLKANPEYNKPPRLFIDLFNTDIDKSIDKVIEIKDGLLKSVRWGLFDKGTTRIVLDSENVKDFTVFTMSNPDRIVIDVSGSPNGVASKSDINTSTTNKSSGVSTLAGVFGLKVKTIVIDPGHGGHDPGASYYGINEKDVVLDVGLYLKELLKSNFNDLNIYMTREQDVFIPLEERTAFANKKRADLFVSIHVNASRNTSAYGVETYVLNVTNDKGALEVAAFENQATEKSLSDLQGILKDIMLNSKLEESLMLAKFVQDELASGLSDKNLGVKQAPFYVLVGAKMPSVLVECGFLSNKKYLNKFNSKDYRKAIAENIYKGIKEYIEKYNGKN; the protein is encoded by the coding sequence ATGTATAGAAAAATAGCGTTTACTGTTATAATTTTGATACTTGCCATTACAAGTGCGTTTGCTGCTATTTCTACCAGAGATTACAACAGCGTAAAAAATGATTTGGCTTATATAGAAAAGTCAAAAAGTGCGACAAGGACGTCTTATACATTAGTGGCAGAAAAGTTTTACAAACTTTACAGGCAGTCCCCATCTTCCAGTCTTGCGGATGATTCCCTTTATCTGTGCGGGATGACGTATATAAAAAGCTATAATAGATTTAAAAATAGAGAAGATTTGAAAAATGCGCTTAAATATTTCAGGCTTGCTGCCGTAAATTACAAATCCAAATGGGCTGCAGAATCATATCTGCAAGCGGCAGAAATTTATGTGCTTTTGGATGATTACGCATCTGCCAGATATATGCTTAATAAATTGATAAGCAAGTTTAAAACCAGACCTGAGGCAAAAGAGGCAAAAAAGAAGTTAGAAGAGATTGAAAGAAAGTTTCAAAGAGATGTCGAAATAAAAAGTAATGCTGCGAATAATAGTAACATCACAAAAGTTAGCAGTTCAAAGAGTAACGGCTCAAACCCAATTGTAAAGAACATTAGATACTTTAGCAGTGACGATTATACAAGGGTAGTAATAGATGTAAATGATATCCCAAAATTTGAAAAGCATTGGCTTAAGGCTAATCCCGAATATAACAAACCACCGAGGCTTTTTATAGATTTATTTAATACGGATATCGACAAGTCGATAGATAAAGTGATTGAAATTAAGGATGGATTGTTAAAATCTGTAAGATGGGGACTTTTTGACAAAGGGACTACAAGGATCGTCCTTGATAGTGAAAATGTTAAAGACTTTACAGTTTTTACAATGAGCAACCCTGACAGAATAGTTATCGACGTAAGCGGTTCACCTAATGGGGTCGCTTCAAAATCAGATATTAATACATCAACAACCAATAAATCGTCAGGTGTAAGTACTCTTGCCGGGGTTTTCGGGCTGAAAGTCAAAACAATAGTTATTGACCCGGGGCATGGTGGGCACGACCCGGGTGCTTCATATTATGGTATAAATGAAAAAGATGTGGTTCTTGATGTGGGGCTTTATTTGAAAGAGCTTCTTAAAAGTAACTTTAATGATTTAAACATATATATGACGAGGGAACAGGATGTTTTTATACCTCTTGAAGAAAGGACCGCTTTTGCTAACAAAAAGAGGGCAGACCTTTTTGTGTCTATTCATGTAAATGCCAGCAGGAATACAAGTGCTTACGGCGTGGAAACATATGTTTTGAACGTTACCAATGACAAAGGAGCTCTTGAAGTTGCAGCATTTGAAAACCAGGCTACTGAGAAGTCGTTGTCAGATTTACAGGGGATTTTGAAAGACATAATGTTAAACTCAAAATTGGAAGAGTCACTAATGCTTGCAAAGTTTGTGCAGGATGAGCTTGCTTCAGGGCTAAGTGATAAAAATTTAGGTGTTAAACAAGCCCCTTTTTATGTGTTGGTTGGGGCAAAAATGCCATCAGTGTTGGTTGAATGCGGATTTTTGTCAAATAAGAAGTACTTAAATAAATTTAATTCGAAAGATTACAGAAAGGCCATTGCGGAAAATATTTACAAAGGGATAAAGGAATACATAGAAAAATATAATGGCAAAAATTAA